One part of the Pseudoalteromonas aliena SW19 genome encodes these proteins:
- a CDS encoding EAL domain-containing protein, with the protein MAKRLKLLILNASSAERRTIRATLDSLNVFTFIEVQDSQEALKILKQQPVDIIITGLNVGKIDGWRFSRMIRSGLLKTTKNTPILLTPPIYCERIAETTARSYGIDAVLPFEHQDMLPQVLANVLSTHLEKSSRLNLLLLEPQQSKANDISEQLKLNFAITHVTTSKEALSAYYQQQFSIVLLDATANRAEISSILVEDILQHNPKQAIVTIIDNADADYAEQLLLSGVTDFIRAPYDPSFLNKVCDHAARREDFMVSYAEFANKVEQLSLSEVKYKELFSAHQRILLHLNTVVLELDQQGLIRFINPAWETLSGFGVKYSLQRSLTDFCTNECQQKLQNTVSNILHGGDQQQQIEIKINHKNGNEIWVECRLQLIKNSRNNATITATIDNIHERKQAELQLRHLALHDTLTGLHNRYYFDQQLNQICMPDQTHTNIEHALIYIDLDHFKIINDSKGHHQGDVVLKEVAELFKDNIGGDHLVCRIGGDEFAVILTNMNLLEAHLVAEGVCSAIEKHAFMSGDQVYTISCSIGLAQITSKNCDPNECLKQADIALYIAKNLGRNLVHCYSKEDKQNNTLQTGLEWGHEIRQALQQNNIELHYQPIWDFKENKVAYFEVLLRLKLNNKLVYPDQFIPSLEMLNDTFLMDQCVIRNTVSCVAKHPELKQVAINLSAQSFLDERLLPLIESNLEKYQVSPTRIIFEITESASINNLKATRKMIEKLNNLGCHFSIDDFGTGFSTFNYLKQLPAQHVKIDGSFVRDMLNDPIDLALVKAINDISSSLDKLSVAEYVENKEIFYALKEIGVDYGQGYFIARPIPIEKVKAELENILNNKVFYQQSPS; encoded by the coding sequence GTGGCAAAACGGCTTAAGTTGCTAATATTAAATGCAAGTAGTGCTGAGCGTCGCACTATTCGTGCCACTTTAGATAGCTTAAATGTGTTTACTTTTATTGAAGTCCAAGACAGTCAGGAAGCCTTAAAAATCTTAAAGCAACAACCTGTAGATATTATTATTACAGGGCTGAATGTAGGTAAAATTGATGGCTGGCGTTTTTCTCGAATGATCCGTTCTGGTTTATTAAAAACCACAAAAAACACACCTATATTACTAACTCCCCCTATCTACTGTGAGCGAATAGCCGAAACGACCGCCCGTAGCTATGGTATTGATGCGGTACTGCCTTTTGAGCATCAAGATATGTTGCCACAAGTTTTGGCTAATGTGCTGTCAACACACTTAGAAAAAAGCAGTCGCTTAAATCTATTACTATTAGAACCTCAGCAAAGTAAAGCCAATGATATTAGCGAACAACTCAAACTAAACTTTGCAATTACTCATGTAACCACAAGTAAAGAGGCGCTTAGTGCTTATTATCAGCAGCAGTTTTCAATTGTGTTACTCGATGCAACAGCAAATAGGGCTGAAATATCAAGCATATTAGTAGAAGATATTTTACAGCATAACCCTAAGCAAGCGATTGTAACGATTATAGATAACGCAGATGCAGACTATGCAGAACAGCTTTTGCTGTCAGGCGTTACCGATTTTATCCGCGCCCCCTACGACCCTTCATTTTTGAACAAAGTATGTGATCACGCAGCACGCCGAGAAGATTTTATGGTGAGTTACGCTGAGTTTGCCAACAAAGTTGAGCAATTAAGTTTGAGTGAAGTAAAATACAAAGAGTTATTTTCAGCTCATCAACGTATTTTATTGCACTTAAATACGGTTGTCCTTGAACTAGATCAACAAGGCCTTATTCGCTTCATTAACCCAGCATGGGAGACACTCAGTGGCTTTGGCGTGAAGTATTCACTGCAACGCTCACTCACTGATTTTTGTACCAATGAATGCCAGCAAAAACTACAAAATACAGTAAGCAATATTCTCCATGGCGGTGATCAGCAACAACAAATTGAAATAAAAATAAATCATAAAAATGGGAATGAAATTTGGGTTGAATGCAGGCTTCAGCTGATTAAAAATAGTCGTAATAATGCGACAATTACGGCAACAATCGATAATATCCATGAACGAAAACAAGCAGAATTACAGCTGCGTCATTTAGCATTACACGACACATTAACGGGACTGCACAATCGCTATTATTTTGATCAACAACTTAACCAAATTTGCATGCCTGATCAAACACATACCAATATTGAACACGCATTGATCTATATTGATCTTGACCATTTCAAAATAATAAACGACAGCAAAGGGCATCATCAAGGCGATGTTGTTTTAAAAGAAGTCGCTGAGCTTTTTAAAGATAATATTGGTGGTGATCATCTAGTTTGTCGTATTGGTGGCGATGAATTTGCCGTAATACTAACAAATATGAACTTGCTTGAGGCTCACTTAGTAGCAGAGGGAGTGTGCAGTGCAATAGAAAAACATGCATTTATGTCTGGCGACCAAGTTTATACTATAAGTTGCTCTATTGGCTTAGCTCAAATAACATCAAAAAATTGTGACCCTAATGAGTGTTTAAAACAAGCCGACATTGCTTTATATATTGCTAAAAACTTAGGTCGTAACTTAGTTCACTGCTATTCAAAAGAAGATAAGCAAAACAATACATTACAAACAGGTTTAGAGTGGGGCCATGAAATACGCCAAGCATTACAGCAAAATAATATAGAGCTTCACTATCAGCCTATATGGGACTTTAAAGAGAATAAAGTAGCCTATTTTGAAGTTCTACTGCGCTTAAAACTCAATAATAAACTCGTATATCCTGACCAATTTATTCCTTCTCTTGAAATGCTAAACGATACTTTTTTGATGGATCAATGCGTTATACGTAACACAGTTTCTTGCGTTGCGAAACATCCAGAATTAAAGCAAGTTGCTATTAACTTATCTGCTCAGTCTTTTTTAGATGAACGATTATTACCGCTTATTGAATCAAATTTAGAAAAGTACCAAGTATCTCCTACCCGTATTATTTTTGAGATTACTGAGTCAGCAAGTATAAATAATTTAAAAGCAACGCGTAAAATGATCGAAAAGCTGAATAACCTAGGCTGCCACTTTTCAATAGATGATTTTGGTACTGGCTTTAGTACGTTTAACTATCTTAAACAACTTCCCGCGCAGCATGTTAAAATTGATGGCTCCTTTGTACGTGATATGCTAAATGATCCTATTGATTTAGCCCTAGTAAAAGCAATCAATGACATAAGTAGCTCTCTCGACAAACTCTCTGTAGCTGAATATGTTGAAAATAAAGAGATCTTTTATGCACTAAAAGAGATTGGCGTAGATTATGGTCAAGGCTACTTTATAGCTCGCCCAATACCCATCGAAAAAGTTAAAGCTGAGCTTGAAAATATTTTAAATAATAAAGTTTTTTATCAACAATCACCTAGCTAA
- the yajC gene encoding preprotein translocase subunit YajC, with product MSLFISNAQASTGAAAAGGGTMQMLIMLAIFGLVFYFLIYRPQANRVKEHKSLMNAMAKGDEVLTQGGLVGKIVKISEDKDFIVISLNEQAEVTVQKSSVSAVLPKGTMKSL from the coding sequence ATGAGTTTATTTATTTCAAATGCACAAGCAAGTACTGGCGCAGCAGCTGCCGGCGGCGGAACTATGCAAATGCTAATTATGTTAGCTATTTTTGGTTTAGTTTTTTACTTTTTGATTTATCGTCCACAAGCGAACCGTGTTAAAGAGCACAAAAGCTTGATGAATGCGATGGCAAAAGGTGACGAAGTGCTAACCCAAGGTGGCTTAGTCGGTAAAATCGTTAAGATTTCTGAAGATAAAGATTTCATCGTTATCTCTTTAAATGAACAAGCAGAAGTAACAGTACAAAAATCGTCTGTATCTGCAGTATTGCCAAAAGGCACAATGAAGTCACTATAA
- the queA gene encoding tRNA preQ1(34) S-adenosylmethionine ribosyltransferase-isomerase QueA, producing the protein MRVADFSFDLPDELIARFPKTDRTSSRLLKLDGPSGEIEHKVFSDILELVHENDLLVFNNTRVIPARMFGQKASGGKVEVLVERVLDEHRVLAHVRASKSLKPGNEVILEGKAKAIMVARHDTLFELEFDHSQNVLDILNDIGHMPLPPYIDRPDNEADRERYQTVYGEKPGAVAAPTAGLHFDKQLMAALKEKGVQMAFVTLHVGAGTFQPVRVETIDEHVMHSEYIEVPQDVVDAVAQTKANGGRVIAVGTTSMRSLESAAKIHGGKLDTYFGDTDIFIYPGYQFNVVDAMVTNFHLPESTLIMLVSAFSGQENIMGAYNTAIEQQYRFFSYGDAMFLTRKY; encoded by the coding sequence ATGCGCGTGGCTGACTTTAGCTTTGACTTACCTGATGAATTAATTGCTCGCTTTCCTAAAACGGATCGAACGAGTAGCCGCTTACTCAAGCTTGATGGCCCAAGTGGCGAGATTGAGCACAAAGTTTTTAGTGACATACTTGAATTAGTTCATGAAAATGACTTATTAGTTTTTAATAACACCAGAGTGATCCCTGCGCGTATGTTTGGCCAAAAAGCATCGGGTGGTAAAGTTGAGGTTTTAGTTGAGCGCGTACTTGATGAGCATCGCGTGTTGGCGCATGTTCGAGCAAGTAAGTCATTAAAGCCTGGTAACGAAGTGATCCTCGAAGGTAAAGCTAAAGCAATAATGGTGGCGCGTCACGACACCTTATTCGAACTTGAATTTGATCATAGCCAAAATGTGCTCGATATATTAAATGATATTGGGCATATGCCATTACCACCTTATATTGATCGCCCTGATAATGAAGCCGACCGCGAGCGCTATCAAACGGTTTACGGTGAAAAACCAGGTGCTGTTGCAGCGCCCACTGCAGGCTTACATTTTGATAAACAACTAATGGCTGCGTTAAAAGAAAAAGGCGTACAAATGGCATTTGTTACCTTGCATGTTGGCGCAGGGACATTTCAGCCAGTGCGTGTAGAGACGATTGACGAACATGTAATGCACTCTGAATACATTGAAGTACCACAAGATGTTGTAGACGCCGTTGCACAAACTAAAGCAAACGGCGGGCGAGTGATCGCTGTTGGTACAACGTCAATGCGTTCACTCGAATCTGCTGCAAAAATACATGGTGGCAAGCTCGATACTTACTTTGGTGATACCGATATATTTATTTATCCGGGTTATCAGTTTAACGTAGTGGATGCCATGGTTACTAATTTCCACCTACCAGAATCAACGCTTATTATGTTAGTGAGTGCCTTTAGCGGCCAAGAGAACATAATGGGGGCTTATAACACCGCAATTGAACAACAATATCGCTTTTTTAGTTACGGTGATGCGATGTTTTTAACACGTAAATATTAA
- a CDS encoding inorganic phosphate transporter, whose product MDIIASYGTVLILIAAAVGFFMAYGIGANDVANAMGTSVGSKALTIKQAIFIAMIFEFAGAYLAGGEVTSTIRKGIIDAAPFADIPELMVLGMIASLFAAGTWLLMASFLGWPVSTTHSIIGAIIGFALVAVGTEAIQWDKVGGIVGSWIITPAISGFIAYLIFMSAQKLIFDTDAPLKNAKRYVPLYMGLAGFIMALVTIKKGLKHVGVDLGAVEGYALSIAVAVIVAIIGKIAISRLNIDPKADKQMQFNNVEKVFAVLMVLTACCMAFAHGSNDVANAIGPLAAVVNIVENNGEIAKKAAIAWWILPLGGFGIVAGLAILGKKVIKTIGEGITHLTPSRGFAAELAAASTVVIASGTGMPISTTQTLVGAVLGVGMARGIGALNMSVIRNIVVSWVITLPVGAALAIVIFYVLRTAFGV is encoded by the coding sequence ATGGATATCATTGCATCTTACGGCACGGTATTAATTTTAATTGCCGCAGCAGTCGGCTTTTTTATGGCTTATGGTATTGGCGCGAATGACGTAGCTAACGCCATGGGAACTTCTGTAGGTTCAAAAGCATTAACAATCAAACAGGCTATTTTTATAGCGATGATTTTTGAATTTGCAGGTGCTTATTTAGCTGGTGGTGAGGTTACATCAACAATTCGTAAAGGAATTATTGATGCGGCACCATTTGCAGATATTCCAGAACTTATGGTTCTGGGTATGATTGCTTCTTTATTTGCAGCCGGAACATGGCTATTAATGGCTTCGTTTCTAGGTTGGCCAGTATCAACTACTCACTCAATCATTGGTGCAATCATTGGTTTTGCATTAGTTGCAGTAGGCACTGAGGCAATTCAATGGGATAAAGTAGGTGGTATTGTAGGTAGTTGGATTATAACGCCCGCTATATCTGGTTTTATTGCATACTTAATATTTATGAGTGCGCAAAAACTTATTTTTGATACTGATGCTCCACTTAAAAATGCTAAACGCTACGTACCACTTTATATGGGACTGGCGGGCTTTATTATGGCCTTGGTTACAATTAAAAAAGGCTTAAAGCATGTTGGCGTAGACTTAGGTGCTGTTGAAGGTTATGCACTTTCAATCGCCGTTGCAGTGATTGTGGCAATTATTGGTAAGATTGCTATTTCTCGCTTAAACATTGATCCTAAAGCCGATAAGCAAATGCAGTTCAACAATGTTGAAAAAGTATTTGCAGTATTAATGGTACTAACAGCCTGTTGTATGGCGTTTGCTCATGGTTCTAATGACGTTGCTAATGCTATTGGTCCACTAGCTGCTGTTGTAAACATTGTTGAAAACAATGGTGAAATTGCTAAGAAAGCCGCTATTGCTTGGTGGATTCTACCGCTTGGTGGTTTTGGTATTGTGGCAGGTCTTGCTATTTTAGGTAAAAAAGTAATTAAAACGATTGGTGAAGGTATTACACATTTAACACCTAGCCGTGGTTTTGCTGCTGAATTAGCTGCCGCTTCAACGGTTGTTATTGCATCAGGCACAGGTATGCCAATCTCTACTACACAAACCTTAGTGGGTGCGGTATTAGGTGTAGGTATGGCGCGTGGTATTGGTGCTCTTAATATGAGTGTTATCAGAAACATTGTAGTTTCTTGGGTAATTACGTTGCCAGTTGGTGCTGCCCTTGCTATTGTTATTTTCTATGTACTAAGAACCGCATTTGGGGTTTAA
- the pstB gene encoding phosphate ABC transporter ATP-binding protein PstB yields the protein MITVATQVNQANLGMKLDLDNLTDEQKALEIKDLDLYYGDKQALSKVNMSIPKGQVTAFIGPSGCGKSTLLRCINRMNDLVDICRIEGEILLHGQNIYDKSVDVAALRRNVGMVFQRPNPFPKSIYENVVYGLRLQGIKEKRKLDEVVEQSLRGAALWDEVKDRLHDSAFGLSGGQQQRLVIARSIAIEPEVLLLDEPTSALDPISTLVIEELINDLKNKFTVVIVTHNMQQAARVSDQTAFMYMGELIEYSDTNTLFTTPTKKKTEDYITGRYG from the coding sequence ATGATTACAGTCGCTACACAAGTAAACCAAGCAAATTTGGGCATGAAGTTAGATTTAGATAATTTAACCGATGAGCAAAAAGCGCTAGAAATTAAAGACCTTGATCTTTACTACGGTGATAAACAAGCGCTTAGTAAAGTGAACATGAGCATCCCAAAAGGCCAAGTAACGGCGTTCATTGGTCCATCGGGTTGTGGTAAATCAACGTTACTGCGTTGTATCAACCGTATGAATGACCTTGTGGATATTTGTCGCATTGAGGGTGAAATATTACTGCATGGACAAAATATTTACGATAAAAGCGTTGATGTTGCTGCGCTTCGCCGTAATGTGGGCATGGTGTTTCAACGCCCTAATCCGTTTCCTAAATCAATTTATGAGAATGTGGTTTATGGTCTACGCTTACAAGGTATTAAAGAAAAGCGCAAACTAGATGAAGTGGTAGAGCAATCACTTCGTGGCGCAGCCCTGTGGGATGAAGTAAAAGATAGATTACACGATAGTGCATTTGGTTTATCGGGTGGTCAGCAACAGCGTTTAGTTATTGCTCGCTCAATTGCGATTGAGCCAGAAGTCCTTTTATTGGATGAGCCGACATCGGCACTCGATCCAATTTCTACTTTGGTAATCGAAGAGCTAATAAACGATTTAAAGAATAAATTTACCGTTGTTATTGTTACACATAACATGCAACAAGCAGCGCGAGTATCTGATCAAACCGCCTTTATGTACATGGGTGAATTAATTGAATACTCAGATACAAATACCTTATTCACAACACCAACGAAGAAAAAGACCGAAGATTATATTACCGGTCGTTACGGTTAA
- a CDS encoding hydrogen peroxide-inducible genes activator, with translation MTNLPSIKQLQYLLAVHQYQHFGRAASACFIGQSTLSSAIQNLEETLGCQLIERENRSLMFTSIGEEVVERARRIINDTISLKELTKSFLTPLHGKLTVGVIPTIASFIAAPLYHFCKETFGDLELVLIEDTSDKLLDKLEHGHIDLALLALPYETDKFHTQVLAKDHFSLVHHKDYTPAKGVEDFNLLPDASVFLLEREHCMTGHALSACHLNRASCINPFEAASLHTLLSMVEHQLGVTFLPQMAINAGILDNKNMIATPSQNDAYRDVGILWRKTTGRIRDFKLFSQQLESFLKYQCSLDFIKK, from the coding sequence ATGACGAATCTCCCAAGTATTAAACAGTTACAGTATTTGTTGGCTGTTCACCAGTATCAGCATTTTGGCCGTGCAGCGAGTGCGTGCTTTATAGGGCAATCAACTTTAAGCAGTGCGATTCAAAACCTTGAGGAAACACTTGGTTGTCAGCTCATTGAGCGAGAAAATCGTAGCCTTATGTTTACCAGCATTGGTGAGGAAGTAGTAGAACGTGCACGTAGGATTATTAACGACACAATTAGTTTAAAAGAGCTTACTAAAAGCTTTTTAACACCACTGCATGGTAAATTAACCGTTGGTGTAATACCGACTATCGCCAGCTTTATTGCGGCTCCGCTCTATCACTTTTGTAAAGAAACTTTTGGTGATTTAGAACTGGTATTAATAGAAGATACTAGTGATAAGTTACTCGATAAGCTCGAGCATGGACATATTGATTTAGCGTTACTGGCTTTGCCATATGAAACCGACAAGTTTCACACTCAAGTGCTTGCTAAAGATCATTTTAGTTTGGTGCATCATAAAGATTACACACCAGCAAAGGGCGTGGAGGATTTTAATTTACTGCCGGATGCAAGTGTATTTTTACTCGAACGAGAGCACTGTATGACAGGGCATGCGCTCAGTGCGTGTCATTTAAATCGTGCTAGCTGTATTAATCCCTTTGAAGCGGCGAGTTTGCATACATTGCTTAGTATGGTTGAGCATCAGCTTGGTGTGACTTTTTTACCGCAAATGGCGATTAATGCCGGTATTTTGGATAATAAAAACATGATTGCGACCCCTTCGCAAAATGATGCATATAGGGATGTTGGTATATTGTGGCGTAAGACAACTGGGCGTATTCGTGATTTTAAATTGTTTAGCCAGCAACTTGAATCATTCTTAAAGTATCAATGCAGCTTAGATTTTATTAAAAAATAA
- the tgt gene encoding tRNA guanosine(34) transglycosylase Tgt yields the protein MKFELDRTDGKARRGRLIFDRGVIETPAFMPVGTYGTVKGMTPDEVKATGAQICLGNTFHLMLRPGTEIIKQHGDLHDFMNWDFPILTDSGGFQVFSLGAMRKITEEGVLFSSPVNGEKIMMSPEKSMEVQRDLGSDIVMIFDECTPYPATEKEAKDSMELSLRWAKRSKEGHGDNPSALFGIIQGGMYPQLRAQSQAGLEEIGFDGYALGGLSVGEPKNEMMNILDHCAFKMPEDKPRYLMGVGKPEDLVESVRRGIDMFDCVMPTRNARNGHLFITTGVVKIRNAVHKTDTGPLDPECDCHTCGNYSRAYLHHLDKCNEILGARLNTIHNLRYYQRVMEGLRNAISEGKLEEFVQDFYARRGQEVPELADIKN from the coding sequence ATGAAATTTGAATTAGACCGTACAGACGGAAAAGCGCGCCGTGGCCGCTTGATTTTTGACCGTGGTGTAATAGAAACACCCGCGTTTATGCCTGTAGGTACCTACGGTACTGTTAAAGGTATGACGCCGGATGAAGTAAAAGCAACGGGTGCACAAATTTGCTTAGGGAATACTTTTCACCTAATGCTTCGCCCAGGTACTGAAATCATCAAACAACACGGTGATTTACATGACTTTATGAATTGGGACTTTCCAATTCTAACTGACTCGGGCGGTTTCCAAGTATTCAGCCTTGGTGCTATGCGTAAAATTACCGAAGAAGGGGTGCTGTTTAGTTCACCTGTTAACGGTGAAAAAATTATGATGTCGCCAGAAAAATCAATGGAAGTACAGCGTGATTTAGGATCTGATATTGTTATGATATTTGACGAATGTACGCCGTATCCTGCGACTGAAAAAGAAGCTAAAGACTCTATGGAGTTATCGCTTCGTTGGGCTAAGCGTTCAAAAGAAGGGCATGGCGACAATCCATCTGCGTTATTTGGTATTATTCAAGGTGGTATGTACCCACAATTACGTGCACAATCACAAGCTGGTCTTGAAGAAATTGGTTTTGATGGTTATGCATTAGGTGGCCTATCTGTAGGTGAACCTAAAAACGAAATGATGAATATTCTTGATCATTGTGCGTTTAAAATGCCAGAAGACAAACCTCGTTATTTAATGGGGGTTGGTAAACCTGAAGATTTAGTTGAGTCAGTGCGTCGTGGTATTGATATGTTTGATTGTGTTATGCCAACGCGTAATGCGCGTAACGGTCATTTATTTATTACCACGGGCGTTGTTAAAATTCGTAACGCTGTGCATAAAACAGACACAGGACCATTAGATCCAGAGTGTGATTGCCATACCTGTGGAAACTATTCGCGTGCCTACTTACATCACCTTGATAAGTGTAATGAAATTTTAGGTGCTCGACTAAATACAATTCATAACTTACGTTACTATCAACGTGTTATGGAAGGTTTACGTAACGCGATCAGCGAAGGTAAATTAGAAGAATTTGTACAAGATTTTTATGCTCGCCGAGGCCAAGAAGTGCCAGAGTTGGCTGATATAAAAAATTAA
- the phoU gene encoding phosphate signaling complex protein PhoU encodes MEHNINKHISGRFNQELENVRNHVLSMGGLVEQQLSSALDAVSRNDAELAQKVRENDYKVNAMEVNIDEECTRIIARRQPAASDLRLVIAIAKTIADLERIGDEAKRIAKVALDSFTKDQQDLLVNIENMGRQVLKMLHDVLDAFARMDVQRAFQVHKEDAKVDREYEAITRQIMTYMMEDPRSIPKIMDLVWSVRSLERIGDRCQNIAEYIIYFVNGKDIRHTSQEDIEKSL; translated from the coding sequence ATGGAACATAACATTAATAAACACATTTCTGGGCGCTTTAACCAAGAACTAGAAAATGTGCGTAATCACGTATTAAGCATGGGTGGCTTAGTTGAGCAACAATTAAGCAGTGCACTTGATGCGGTCAGTCGAAACGATGCAGAGCTTGCGCAAAAAGTCCGTGAAAATGACTACAAAGTAAATGCCATGGAAGTGAACATTGATGAAGAATGTACACGAATTATTGCTCGCCGCCAGCCTGCGGCTAGCGACTTACGTTTAGTAATCGCCATAGCGAAAACAATTGCTGATTTAGAGCGCATTGGTGATGAAGCAAAGCGAATCGCAAAAGTTGCTCTTGATTCATTTACCAAAGATCAACAAGATCTACTCGTAAATATTGAAAACATGGGCCGCCAAGTTTTAAAAATGTTGCATGATGTACTTGATGCATTTGCCCGTATGGATGTGCAACGAGCATTTCAGGTTCACAAGGAAGATGCCAAGGTAGATCGAGAGTATGAAGCCATTACACGTCAAATTATGACTTATATGATGGAAGACCCTCGTTCAATACCAAAAATTATGGACTTAGTTTGGTCTGTTCGTTCGTTAGAGCGTATTGGCGACCGTTGTCAAAATATTGCTGAATACATTATTTATTTTGTAAACGGTAAAGATATTCGTCATACATCTCAAGAAGATATAGAAAAATCATTATAA
- a CDS encoding TIGR00153 family protein, whose protein sequence is MPTNAFLGVFAKSPIKPMEEHIKKVHQASKALIPFFNHVFKEEWVQAEELRITIRNLEREADDMKRDIRLQLPRGLFMPVERTDLLELVTQQDKIANKAKDIAGRVIGREMTIPKVMQVDFLAYLTRCVDATKQASKAINELEELLETGFKGREVTLVEKMLVELDAIEQDTDEMQIKVRRQLRDVEGELNPIDVMFLYKIIEWVGELADIAERVGSRLELMLAR, encoded by the coding sequence ATGCCTACAAACGCGTTTTTAGGAGTATTTGCAAAATCTCCTATCAAGCCAATGGAAGAACACATAAAGAAAGTTCATCAAGCAAGTAAAGCTTTGATACCTTTCTTTAATCACGTATTTAAAGAAGAGTGGGTACAAGCTGAAGAGCTTCGCATCACTATTCGTAATTTAGAGCGTGAAGCCGATGATATGAAAAGAGATATACGTTTACAGTTACCGCGCGGTTTATTCATGCCGGTAGAGCGTACAGATCTGCTCGAATTAGTAACCCAACAAGATAAAATTGCAAATAAAGCAAAAGACATTGCTGGACGTGTGATTGGTCGTGAAATGACCATTCCAAAAGTTATGCAAGTTGATTTCTTGGCTTATTTAACTCGTTGTGTTGATGCGACAAAACAAGCATCTAAAGCAATTAACGAATTAGAAGAGCTGCTAGAAACAGGCTTTAAAGGTCGTGAAGTGACCTTAGTAGAAAAAATGCTAGTTGAATTGGATGCAATAGAACAAGACACGGACGAAATGCAAATAAAAGTACGCCGCCAACTACGAGATGTAGAAGGTGAGTTAAATCCAATTGATGTGATGTTTTTATACAAAATCATTGAATGGGTTGGCGAGCTTGCAGATATTGCAGAGCGCGTAGGATCACGTCTTGAGCTGATGTTAGCTCGTTAA